Proteins encoded by one window of Chondromyces crocatus:
- a CDS encoding YcaO-like family protein, whose amino-acid sequence MNPTPNATSPDPAAPPTAAGSAGPAAPLSPTPPAAKQFLAGTHRIVAPEETVAHVRRLMPVMGITRIADVTGLDTLGVPVVMVTRPGARSISVSQGKGLTLDAARASGLMESVEHWHAEHVQLPLKLGTVNELRYRHRLIDVGRLPRLAIGAFHDNLRLFWVAGMDLAVGAPTWVPFEIVHADYSLPLLAGTGCFVMNTSGLASGNHPHEAVSHGICELIERDAATLWHLSSEAHKCATRVDLGTVDDLACRDILDRVTRAGVAVFVWEITSDVGVPAFSCTIVDAEPNPYRTVAPMRGYGCHPSRGVALLRALTEAAQSRLTVITGARDDIRAQGNGPEEDLRAARHFLSLHARQETPRRFDEAPDNPSETLDEDVAWELERLRAVGLDQVVTVDLSRPELGVPVVRVVIPGLEPLYDVPGFVPGARARARWCAEEHAS is encoded by the coding sequence ATGAATCCCACCCCGAACGCAACCTCTCCGGACCCCGCGGCCCCCCCCACCGCCGCGGGATCGGCGGGGCCCGCAGCCCCCCTGAGCCCCACGCCGCCGGCCGCAAAGCAGTTCCTCGCCGGCACCCACCGGATCGTCGCTCCTGAAGAGACGGTGGCGCACGTCCGGAGGTTGATGCCGGTGATGGGAATCACCCGCATCGCCGACGTCACCGGCCTCGACACGCTCGGCGTGCCCGTGGTCATGGTGACGCGGCCAGGTGCCCGCTCGATCTCGGTCTCGCAGGGCAAGGGGCTGACGCTCGACGCGGCCCGCGCCTCGGGGTTGATGGAGTCGGTCGAACACTGGCACGCGGAGCACGTGCAGCTCCCCCTCAAGCTGGGGACCGTCAACGAGCTCCGCTACCGGCACCGGCTGATCGACGTCGGCCGCCTACCGCGCCTCGCCATCGGGGCATTCCACGACAACCTGCGCCTGTTCTGGGTGGCGGGGATGGACCTCGCGGTGGGCGCGCCGACGTGGGTGCCCTTCGAGATCGTGCACGCCGACTACTCGTTGCCGCTCCTTGCTGGCACGGGCTGCTTCGTGATGAACACGAGCGGCCTGGCCTCGGGCAACCACCCGCACGAGGCGGTCAGCCACGGGATCTGCGAGCTGATCGAGCGTGACGCGGCCACCTTGTGGCACCTGTCGAGCGAGGCGCACAAGTGCGCCACCCGCGTCGACCTGGGCACGGTGGACGACCTGGCCTGCCGTGACATCCTCGACCGGGTGACGCGGGCCGGGGTGGCGGTCTTCGTCTGGGAAATCACCTCCGACGTGGGCGTGCCGGCCTTCTCCTGCACGATCGTGGACGCGGAGCCCAACCCCTACCGCACCGTGGCGCCGATGCGCGGTTACGGCTGTCACCCCTCGCGCGGGGTGGCCCTGCTGCGGGCCCTGACGGAGGCCGCGCAGAGCCGATTGACGGTGATCACCGGCGCGCGTGACGACATCCGGGCGCAAGGGAACGGCCCCGAAGAAGATCTGCGCGCCGCGCGGCATTTCCTTTCACTCCATGCCAGGCAGGAGACGCCTCGCCGGTTCGACGAGGCGCCCGACAACCCGAGCGAGACGCTCGACGAGGACGTGGCCTGGGAGCTGGAGCGCCTGCGCGCCGTGGGCCTCGACCAGGTGGTCACCGTCGATCTCTCCCGCCCCGAGCTGGGCGTGCCGGTGGTGCGGGTGGTGATCCCAGGGCTCGAGCCCCTCTACGACGTGCCCG
- a CDS encoding serine/threonine-protein kinase PknK — translation MMLGSYRVVGVLARGGMGLVYRGEHERSGEAVALKTVRSVVGDQLASIRREIQALRRVRHPGIVRILDDGVSEGLPWVAMPLLQGRTLRQHLASLWVEPSGEARGARGARGIAADSAGTAALATALLGDAAGRASDHAEDSAPGAVTPGMPDASREAAGTRPVARGAVLAGMLSLLRRLCEPLAFLHGEGLVHRDLKPENVFLQEDGRPVLVDLGIAAHVGDAGGREVLEVALLQGTPQYMAPEQLRGELVDARADLYALGCILYECATGQPPFTGESFASVRHQHLHERPLPPSLRVPGLPVALDQLVLQLLEKRPEDRPGYAMDVAAALSALGADAGPEAGRPDAGPTPRAYLYRPGLLGRAEAMTTLEEAIGAMARRERGGMVLVRGESGVGKTRLLREMTRIAVQRSGSHQEITVLAGRCAALGTSEGSVRGEGSSGPLHAFRSVLMEVADRARAGGHEVSEHLLGPRGKILSVYEPALLGLPGQQEQPTPAALPPEAARARVIASLEETITALSASSPLLLVLDDLQWSDELSLSLVEALSRESEARRGVLVVATYRAEETRPELEALSALPGVRSIALSRLDAPSVKAMVSDMLALRTPPRGVLEALVGHSSGNPFFVAEYLRAAIGEGMLRRDAAGRWQFEAGSPGSALSSLPLPDTLAALVERRLRRLEDGGRALLAWAAVLGQELETELLLAGASSEAEAEEAIEALRVRQVLEAGPGGRLRFVHDKIREIAYERLGEAARLELHRKAGALLEARHGEARDMASTLAHHFLRGRVHGKAGRYFARAAERAREVYANGEAIRFYQAGIEAVREEAARGGEFGEGEMPDLAALHERLGDVLGLVGRQGDARGAYEAALAVGPEPPHLHPARLLRKLGESLELHHDHDAALSRYAEAEAALGERPAGRAAAWWDEWLLVQMNCIAIHYWRADVERVRALVETIRPVVEENATAMQRAHFLSVLVKMNLQRERYATSAETVQLSRACFAAFEQAEGTPEGLLSLRARFSLGFNLMMNDAHLEAEEQFSAVLHIAERTGDIEMQTRCLSYLAIVQRRLGRLLLAETLAERSLATARAAGMNEYAGAALGTLAWVALRRGHHDEAAMRAQEALAHWAPSSHVYPFEWVARLPLLAHLLRVEAGDEDILVHLKAILDTRQQRLPDAIADALSQAEEAGHRGSNEQARTALARAIEAAAEQGFA, via the coding sequence ATGATGTTGGGTTCCTATCGTGTCGTGGGTGTGCTGGCGCGCGGGGGCATGGGCCTCGTGTACCGCGGGGAGCACGAGCGCTCTGGCGAGGCCGTGGCCTTGAAGACGGTGCGCTCTGTCGTGGGCGATCAGCTCGCCAGCATCCGGCGCGAGATCCAGGCGCTGCGGCGGGTGCGGCACCCGGGCATCGTGCGCATCCTCGACGACGGCGTGTCGGAGGGGCTGCCCTGGGTGGCCATGCCGCTCCTGCAAGGTCGCACGCTGCGGCAGCACCTCGCCTCGCTGTGGGTCGAGCCGTCGGGCGAGGCGCGCGGGGCGCGCGGGGCGCGCGGGATCGCCGCAGACAGCGCGGGGACGGCGGCGCTCGCGACGGCGTTGCTCGGTGATGCGGCTGGTCGCGCGTCGGACCATGCGGAGGACTCCGCGCCCGGCGCCGTCACGCCAGGGATGCCGGATGCCTCGAGAGAGGCGGCAGGGACCCGTCCTGTAGCGCGTGGCGCGGTGCTCGCGGGGATGCTGTCGCTGCTGCGACGCCTGTGCGAGCCCCTCGCGTTCCTGCACGGCGAGGGGTTGGTGCACCGGGATCTCAAGCCCGAGAACGTATTCCTCCAGGAAGACGGGAGGCCCGTGCTGGTCGATCTGGGGATCGCCGCGCACGTGGGCGACGCCGGAGGGCGTGAGGTGCTCGAGGTGGCACTCCTCCAGGGGACGCCTCAGTACATGGCGCCAGAGCAGCTCCGTGGCGAGCTGGTCGACGCACGGGCCGATCTCTACGCGCTCGGTTGCATCCTGTACGAGTGCGCGACGGGACAGCCGCCGTTCACGGGGGAGAGCTTCGCCTCGGTGCGCCACCAGCACCTGCACGAGCGGCCCCTGCCGCCCTCGCTGCGTGTTCCAGGGCTGCCCGTCGCGCTCGATCAGCTCGTGCTCCAGCTCCTGGAGAAGCGGCCGGAGGATCGGCCGGGCTACGCGATGGATGTCGCGGCGGCGCTCTCGGCGCTCGGTGCCGACGCAGGCCCGGAAGCAGGGCGCCCCGACGCGGGGCCGACGCCGCGGGCATACCTGTACCGGCCGGGACTCCTGGGTCGCGCCGAGGCGATGACCACTCTGGAGGAGGCGATCGGCGCGATGGCCCGCCGAGAGCGCGGGGGCATGGTGCTGGTTCGGGGCGAGAGCGGCGTGGGCAAGACGCGCCTCTTGCGGGAGATGACGCGGATCGCCGTCCAGCGGAGCGGCTCCCACCAGGAAATCACCGTGCTCGCGGGGCGCTGCGCCGCGCTCGGGACCAGTGAGGGGAGCGTGCGCGGCGAGGGGAGCAGCGGCCCCCTGCACGCCTTCCGCTCGGTGCTCATGGAGGTGGCGGACCGCGCGCGCGCCGGCGGCCACGAGGTGTCCGAGCATTTGCTCGGGCCGCGCGGCAAGATCCTGTCGGTCTACGAGCCCGCACTCCTGGGTCTGCCAGGTCAGCAGGAGCAGCCCACACCAGCGGCGCTACCCCCGGAGGCCGCGCGGGCCCGCGTGATCGCGTCGCTGGAGGAGACGATCACGGCCCTGTCGGCGTCGTCCCCGCTGCTCCTGGTGCTCGACGATCTGCAGTGGAGCGACGAGCTGTCGTTGAGCCTCGTGGAGGCGCTCTCGCGCGAGAGCGAGGCGCGCCGCGGCGTGCTGGTCGTCGCGACCTACAGGGCGGAGGAGACGCGGCCCGAACTGGAGGCGCTGTCCGCGCTCCCCGGGGTGAGGTCGATCGCGCTGAGCCGCCTGGACGCGCCGAGCGTCAAGGCGATGGTCTCCGACATGCTCGCCCTGCGGACACCGCCGCGCGGGGTGCTGGAGGCGCTGGTCGGGCACTCGAGCGGCAACCCGTTCTTCGTGGCGGAGTACCTGCGGGCGGCGATCGGTGAGGGGATGCTGCGGCGCGACGCAGCCGGGCGGTGGCAGTTCGAGGCCGGGAGCCCGGGATCCGCCCTGTCGTCGCTCCCGCTGCCCGACACGCTCGCCGCGCTGGTGGAGCGGCGGCTGCGGCGGCTGGAAGACGGCGGCCGTGCGCTGCTGGCCTGGGCCGCAGTGCTGGGTCAAGAGCTGGAGACGGAGCTGCTCCTCGCCGGCGCCTCGAGCGAGGCAGAGGCCGAGGAAGCCATCGAGGCGCTGCGGGTCCGGCAAGTGCTGGAAGCTGGACCGGGTGGAAGGCTGCGGTTCGTGCACGACAAGATCCGCGAGATCGCCTACGAGCGCCTTGGCGAAGCCGCGCGCCTGGAGCTGCACCGCAAGGCAGGGGCGCTGCTGGAGGCGCGCCACGGCGAGGCGCGCGACATGGCGTCGACCCTGGCGCACCATTTCCTGCGCGGTCGTGTGCACGGCAAGGCTGGGCGGTACTTCGCGCGTGCCGCGGAGCGAGCACGGGAGGTCTACGCGAACGGCGAGGCCATCCGGTTCTACCAGGCGGGCATCGAGGCGGTCCGAGAAGAGGCGGCCCGTGGTGGCGAGTTCGGCGAAGGGGAGATGCCGGATCTCGCTGCCCTGCACGAGCGGCTCGGCGACGTGCTCGGGCTGGTAGGGCGCCAGGGCGACGCGCGCGGCGCGTACGAGGCCGCGCTCGCCGTGGGGCCCGAGCCTCCGCATCTCCATCCGGCGCGGCTGTTGCGTAAGCTCGGAGAAAGTCTGGAGCTGCACCACGATCATGACGCAGCCCTCTCGCGGTACGCGGAGGCCGAGGCTGCGCTGGGCGAGAGGCCAGCCGGTCGTGCCGCGGCCTGGTGGGACGAGTGGCTGCTCGTGCAGATGAACTGCATCGCCATTCATTACTGGCGTGCGGACGTCGAGCGCGTGCGCGCGCTGGTCGAGACGATTCGCCCTGTGGTCGAAGAGAACGCGACGGCCATGCAGCGCGCACACTTCTTGAGCGTGCTGGTGAAGATGAACCTCCAGCGAGAGCGCTACGCGACCTCTGCCGAGACCGTGCAGCTCTCGCGTGCCTGCTTCGCCGCCTTCGAGCAAGCCGAGGGCACCCCGGAGGGACTCCTCTCGTTGAGGGCGCGCTTCAGCTTGGGGTTCAACCTCATGATGAATGACGCCCACCTGGAGGCCGAGGAGCAGTTCAGCGCCGTGCTGCACATCGCCGAGCGCACCGGGGACATCGAGATGCAGACGCGCTGCCTGTCTTACCTGGCGATCGTCCAGCGGCGATTGGGTCGGCTGCTGCTCGCCGAGACCCTGGCCGAGCGGAGCCTGGCCACCGCCCGGGCCGCGGGAATGAACGAGTACGCTGGCGCCGCCCTGGGGACGCTGGCCTGGGTCGCGCTTCGCCGCGGTCACCACGACGAGGCGGCGATGCGCGCCCAGGAAGCCCTCGCGCACTGGGCTCCCTCGTCGCACGTCTACCCGTTCGAGTGGGTCGCGCGCCTGCCCCTCCTCGCGCATCTCCTCCGCGTGGAGGCCGGAGACGAAGACATTTTGGTTCACCTGAAGGCCATTCTCGACACCCGGCAGCAGCGCTTGCCGGATGCGATCGCAGACGCGCTGAGCCAGGCAGAGGAAGCTGGACACCGCGGGTCGAACGAACAGGCCCGCACCGCGCTCGCGCGGGCGATCGAGGCCGCTGCGGAGCAGGGATTCGCTTGA